The genomic stretch GAGTCAATGTTGAATCATGTGGTTTAAAGTCTAATACTTAATAGGTGAAATTTAATTTTGAATTTTATCATTATGTTAATTTTTGTTTCATGTTGTTAAATGTTTTTGAAAGTTTTTTTATGGTTGTCGTAGTGGCACCTTAAATTATCGATTAAAACTTTGTATAGAAGTTTTGGGTTTAGGGTGTTATATTTGTTGTCTCTACGtcgtcaacaacaacagcatcAGGGTTTGCATCAAGATCTATACCCCGTCCAACTCTACCTCCTTTAAGTTGGAGAGTGCGATGTGCACGAGACTGCTCAATCCTCCTCGTGTGAGAACAGGAGACTATTCTATTCGTTCGGATATGCAAGTGCTCTCCATCGTCTCTGCCTGCATAAGAGCTCTCTTGAGCTACTCTCTATGATCGACCAGTAAATGTAGAAACAATTTTATCGTCTCTTCATCTTGTCCTCACTACaccaaaaaataaaataagaaaacaaaaatatataaaCTACAGAATCTTTTTAAAATCCAGTTCTGAAAATGCGGTAATCATCATGCTCTTATATCGAAATTTTTGAAACGGTGCACGTATATGTATCTTTACCTGACATTCCAAAAATGCCAGTAAAAATACATGTTGGTTATCCTATTTTTTTACTCCTGGTATAAATGCATGTGAAATATGAAATTTTACCAGACATTTTGAAAATTCCGATAAAAATAAATGGATTTTCCTAAAAGTGCGGTATTTATCTTAAATTATCAATAAAAAAACATACTTTTAACGAAAAAGATGACTTACTTGTAAATATCCGATaaataattcaaaaaaattgTTAAATATCACAACTTTTCTAAAATTTCTAAaaaaatgacaaatgaaatgtGAAATTTATTTTTTTGAATAAAATTTACTATGATAAAACATGGGTATAGAACGTGCCAAATTAAAATAAAAGGGTGACAAGACAAATTCTCATGGTAAGGTACAAAAAATTTGGGTGGAAATAGTAAGCCTTAAAATGAGCCCAAATGGCccaatctcttctcttctatttGTATAAGATTTTAAGCCCAAATTCCATTTTCTCACAATTTTTCATCAACTTCTCGTTACCCTTTGGGCCCTCTTTTGATGTTTTAATATTTGTTTGCAATCTTCATTTAGAAGGAAGCGATTCCTTGCACATATGATAGTTCAGATACTTAGCTTTAGCAAGGAAATGGGGCAAAGCATCTTCTTCTTCCTCAAGTTTTTGAAGAAATAAAATTTGAGTCACTTACAAGAGATAGAGTTAATTAACATGTCAAGTGAACAAGAGATATAATTTCattttaaaaacataattattggattcataaaaataaaaaattgacTTTAATTTTTATATGTTGAGAAAATGGTGATAGTGGGAAGCATTAttgtaatttatagtaatattataaaaaataacTATTTCCTTGAAAAAAAATAGTAAGGatttttttatattcaaaaaagttatagatttataaaataaataaattagtcAAAGTAATGATTAAAAATATTCGGTTTCCTTAAACATGTATTTTGAAGACAGCTATAGAGAAAGTTTCTTTATATGAATGTATATAAATACATTGAATTTGGAATTGTATCTAGACAAAACCATACTAAATAATTCATAAATAAAGTATATTTATTTAAATTTGTCAACATTTTGAACATtaggaaaaataaaaaaacttgCCCAATCATTCCCTAGTTTTATATTTAGGTCAAAtacataaattaaaaaaaatcttGAATAAACACAATATTAACATGATGCCAAATTCAACTCAACATAGTATATTAAGAGTAGCATTGATATAAAGAATTTAACCAAACAATTGTTCATTAAATAATGTAATAATAAAAGAGCTTATCTATTAAACTAACTACTTCAACAATATCAAACATGAAAACAAAGGTAAATCATGCATGAACTTAAAACCACTTATGACAATAAGCAATAACCAAAATGAAACAGCTTATGAAAATAAGCTAAACACATGTAATAGGCAAACATAAACATGATTCTCTACGGCCGGCTTTTCAGACCGTTTGGTTTCTCGCTTAATCTAACGGCCTACAGCCGGCCGTAGAGAATCCATTTCGAAAATGGACGCGTGACGAGCCACTTCATAAGCTCGCTGCTTTTCATAAGTTCTTTCAAACAAGGCCTTAAATCAAGAAAGACAAGAGTGTATATTACCATAGAGAGATCATTCATTCATGCCCAAATTGTTTGTTTCTTACTAAGCAATAAGCTTTTGTGTTCAAGATAACAAAGAAACATTTAAGGCTCTTAcataaatatactaataatagAGTTTTTGAAATCATAGAAACCAACCCATTTAGTTAACAAAACATTAGGGTTATGGATCTCATAAATAAGCCTAGGAATTACACAAACAATTACATAAAACTTTAACATAAAAGTTACCAATCAATAATCACTTCTTCTTAGCATCTCCATGTTGAAATTGAGATGAGTTCTTTCCTCTGCCAGCATAGAACAAGAGAAGAAGGCTTTCTTTCTACTTGAAATCCTCTCACCGGTGCCCTTTGAACCAAGCACTCGGCTTGCGCTTCCGTGAAGTTGCTGAAAGTGAACGGAGAGAAACCGGATTGAAGAAACATGTTCCTCCACGGAGGTAATTTGTCGGGCGAACGGTTGTTGTGGCCGAGGACGATTTTGTTGATGGTTGGTTGGATGAAATGTCGCTCGATCTTTTGGAGAACGTCGAGGTTCACGTTTACAGCGTCGAGTGATTCGAGCAAGGACGAGTAAGATTGAAGTGTGTGAACGACGTTGGCTGGAAGAGGCGCGTCGATACGGTCGGAGTTTTTATCCAATGTGACGATAACTTTTGGCCTTAGCTGCTTGAGAAAGTGGAGGGCCAGAGGGAAACATGATGGATGGTTTATAAAACTTGAAACGGGAAAGTTCACACCAACGGCCTCGTTGTTATCGAATAAATGACCCGGTAGAGGAAATGACGGAGAGCTCAACGATTCGATGTGCAAGGCGTTGAACTCAAATGGCATGTTGAGGTCTTTCGCGTACTGACTCAAATTTTCTCGGGTGAAATTGAGCTCAATCTCGTTGCAAGACGAGGGCGATACAACGGCGGTAATCTTGAGAGAAGGTGTGCCATTACCTCTTAACACAAGCTCTTGCATAAAAGAAGACCATTGTACTCCAAACCCGATATCGAAATCAATAACATGAATTCGATCGAACCTTTCCAAGGCTTCAATAAGGGCTTGGTTACAAGTAAAGTTAGCAAACTGAAGAACAGGCGATATCTCGGAAAAAGACTTATAAGCACCGATTTTGAATATGAAATTAATCGGCGAAAAAGCATTGAGATTGTTACTGTTTGAATGAAGCATTAGTTGTAACGCTTCCTTGGTGTAGAAAGCAGCCCTATGAAAAGGCTTACCAATTGGTGAGAGCTGGTGATTGAGCCGCGCCAATATCCCTTGCGCTTGAACCGGATTACCAGCTTCTATCAGCTCAGCAGTTTTGTATAGTTGATCAAATATACTCTGCTGAAGCTGATCGTCTCCGGTAttagtagtagtagtagtagtagaACTCATCTTCTGCTGCTTCGCAAAGGGAACAACCGGTGATTGctgatgctgttgttgctgatgCTGCTGCAGATGATGATTGGGAAACAATGGAAGCTGTGTTTGCTGTTGATGCTGATGCCTCCGAGCAAACATTTCTTGACCAGAATCCAGAAGCGGTAGCCTTGGTACCGGATAATTGTGTCCAACCGAATCGAAAAGCGGTCGTTTCAACTGATTATGAGAAGAGAAAACTTGTTGCTCTTGCACTTGAGGATACGGCAATGGAACAAAGAAAGACGGATTATCAGAGAATTGAACTTGGTTATGATTCATCATAAAATTAGGGTTAATAACTTGAGGCTTCTCGTCTACAACCCCAAACccttgttgttgctgttgttgctgagAACAAAACACACCAGAAGTTGTCGACGACGATGTCAACATAGGATAGTTACCAAACATAGATTCAGTACCAGGTTTCACATTGTGACTATCCAAATTCTCAGCATTGAAAGGAAAAACATTGTAATTCCCAACAGAAGGGTCAATGTTCAAaccttgttgttgttgatgatgttcCAAAACACCGAAACCGCCATGAAAATCGGCATTTTCAGAACCACAACCACTGTTTTGCAAGATTTTGTTCAAACCAGCAGAAGGGTCTTCAACATCTCCCATGATTAACCTCAAAAGCGACTGATCTTGTCCCTCCCAATCCTCCATTCTCATACCACCACCACCACATTTCTCTTCACTATTCTCCAAACCCTCTTCGTTCGAGTTCGAAAGCCGAGCGAGATTCTCCGAGACTACCATCGAagcattgttgttgttgttgtttgaaCCACTACCAAGAGAAGATGacattgttgaagatgaaattggAGGACTAGGGCTTCTTCTTGAATCAAGAACAGAAGTGGGCTCCACATAGCAATAATCTTGTTTGTCTAATGTTGTCCAATTCtgttgctgatgttgttgttgtggttgattCAAAAGCAATGAAAATGAATCtgaagttgaatttgaagttgaagttgaatttgaagttgAAGAGAAATAATCCAACACTCCCTTCACTTGAAATTCCTCAAAAGGTAACTTCATCTAAATAACACAAAAAAAAGTAACAATTTGAACAAGAATAATAATAAAAGAGTGACCACAAAACCAATAAACCTAAATGTCCCCAAAGATTCAAAATCAAAAGACCTTAAAGTTTACACCTTTGTTCTCTTCTTACCCTCTCCCCCACAAAATCCACTACCCCATAAAACATtaaaaatttgatttttatttcttttgaaAAATGGGTTTGGGTTTTTTTTGACAAATCCAGAAACTAAGCTTAGAAATTAAGCAAATTTAGATTCTTAATGAAAATTGAAAAATACCCATATGAAAAAAAGTGATATTTTTAATAGGTAATGATTATGAAAATTGAAAATCTAAGacttcaaaaaaaaaaacaagacATAAAGACATGttattaaaaaaaaacataaaaaaaaacatgaaCAAGTTGAGAGCACCTTAAAGTTTGTTGTTTCGTGTGATGTTGTGTGACATGTTGAGGTTGATGAAATCGAAGAAGTTAATGGAGAAGAAAGACATGAAtgttagagagagagagagagagagagtttttgttgttgttgctggttgTGTTGAAGAACAAACACAACACTCTTTGTTTGTAGCTTGTGTTTTGTTAAGATGGATGCGTGCTACGTATAAAAGTGGTAAAGTgctctctctctctttctctctctttctctctctaactctctctttctctctctaactttttttttaatgtttttttatTTTGAGGTTTTTAAAAAATTGTATTTTTTGTGTAACTTGTCTGCATACGTAGTTTTCCCTCTGGTTGGCAGAGGTTGCAGTTTCTCAATTGTGGTTTCTTTCCATCTTCTCAGTTGTGGCGCGTGAGGATCAAACTCTTGTTTTATAATATTCTAATAATATTTCcaaatataatgtattgataaAGTAATGTTTAGTTCTAGAATCGTGTGAGAGATGTTGTCATTGTAATATTTTAATGAAATTTGCAACTAATTCATGTATCTAGTtacaaattgtttaatagttTAAGTTTATTTGAAAATCATTTTAAAgttttttttaaattcaattttaataatttaattataaAGTATTTACAAAGTTATTGACACTATAAAAAAAGTTAGAAAAGAAGTCTTGAAAGACAAGAAGAATATGTAATGAATATGTCAATTTGTGACAATACCAAAATTGTTTTAAAAGGATTTCATTTTCATAAATTTGTTTTGATCAATTTAATTGGctaaatttataaataatttgAAATAAATTAACATATTGAATACTTTAAAATTATAAATAcaatataaaaatataaataacaaAATAATTCAAATATATTAATTAAGGAAATAAGATGATTAACCGATAGTAGGAAATATAAGGACGATCAAAGCAAAATTGAGGTCGGTTGAGGCAGCTACTAAAGTTATATCGGTAGATAAAAAGATATAGATTGGcgaaaaaataaaaatataaaatttattatAAGAGAAACAAGTGAGAAgggaaattaaaaaaaatgagAGATGGTGtttaaaaaataagaaaaatatgACTAATTTGCAAATGAGATGGACgattattattaattaattattcaagattttgaatttcaaaaataaatatt from Lathyrus oleraceus cultivar Zhongwan6 chromosome 7, CAAS_Psat_ZW6_1.0, whole genome shotgun sequence encodes the following:
- the LOC127101146 gene encoding scarecrow-like protein 6 codes for the protein MKLPFEEFQVKGVLDYFSSTSNSTSTSNSTSDSFSLLLNQPQQQHQQQNWTTLDKQDYCYVEPTSVLDSRRSPSPPISSSTMSSSLGSGSNNNNNNASMVVSENLARLSNSNEEGLENSEEKCGGGGMRMEDWEGQDQSLLRLIMGDVEDPSAGLNKILQNSGCGSENADFHGGFGVLEHHQQQQGLNIDPSVGNYNVFPFNAENLDSHNVKPGTESMFGNYPMLTSSSTTSGVFCSQQQQQQQGFGVVDEKPQVINPNFMMNHNQVQFSDNPSFFVPLPYPQVQEQQVFSSHNQLKRPLFDSVGHNYPVPRLPLLDSGQEMFARRHQHQQQTQLPLFPNHHLQQHQQQQHQQSPVVPFAKQQKMSSTTTTTTNTGDDQLQQSIFDQLYKTAELIEAGNPVQAQGILARLNHQLSPIGKPFHRAAFYTKEALQLMLHSNSNNLNAFSPINFIFKIGAYKSFSEISPVLQFANFTCNQALIEALERFDRIHVIDFDIGFGVQWSSFMQELVLRGNGTPSLKITAVVSPSSCNEIELNFTRENLSQYAKDLNMPFEFNALHIESLSSPSFPLPGHLFDNNEAVGVNFPVSSFINHPSCFPLALHFLKQLRPKVIVTLDKNSDRIDAPLPANVVHTLQSYSSLLESLDAVNVNLDVLQKIERHFIQPTINKIVLGHNNRSPDKLPPWRNMFLQSGFSPFTFSNFTEAQAECLVQRAPVRGFQVERKPSSLVLCWQRKELISISTWRC